Proteins from a genomic interval of Corynebacterium freiburgense:
- a CDS encoding metallophosphoesterase family protein: MTQTLWAVADLHAAVKANAEAIDRIQPEQPGDWLIVAGDVAERTELVLHVLKNLRRKFARVIWVPGNHELFSRSSDRHQGRAKYDELVEGCRRIDVLTPEDPYPVFAGCTIVPLFTLYDYSFRAPGYTVEQAVQAAHDRQVMMTDEFAIAPFVDVRAWCWDRLAYSVKRLSKVSGPTVLINHWPLVVEPVDKMAVRELAPWCGTRHTRSWASRYEAKAVVFGHLHMPGTYVVEGIKHHEVSLGYPREWHRYPADRQWPVKILEAGDNDV, from the coding sequence GTGACGCAAACACTTTGGGCTGTTGCGGATTTACATGCGGCAGTAAAAGCCAATGCTGAAGCCATCGATCGTATCCAACCGGAGCAACCAGGGGATTGGCTGATTGTTGCTGGTGATGTAGCCGAACGTACCGAGCTAGTTTTACATGTACTAAAAAATCTTCGGCGAAAATTTGCACGGGTTATCTGGGTGCCAGGAAATCATGAGTTGTTTAGTCGTTCCAGCGACAGACATCAAGGCCGAGCTAAATATGATGAACTCGTCGAAGGGTGTCGTCGTATCGATGTGCTTACTCCGGAAGATCCCTATCCGGTCTTTGCTGGGTGCACGATTGTACCGTTATTTACCCTGTACGATTATTCGTTCCGAGCGCCAGGATATACGGTTGAACAAGCTGTCCAGGCAGCTCATGATCGGCAAGTAATGATGACCGATGAGTTCGCTATCGCACCATTTGTGGATGTGCGGGCATGGTGCTGGGATCGGTTAGCGTATTCCGTCAAGCGATTAAGTAAAGTATCCGGGCCCACAGTATTGATTAATCATTGGCCATTGGTGGTGGAACCCGTTGACAAGATGGCAGTACGAGAGCTTGCACCTTGGTGTGGGACGCGTCATACGCGAAGTTGGGCAAGCCGGTATGAAGCGAAGGCAGTTGTGTTTGGTCATCTCCATATGCCTGGGACCTATGTTGTAGAGGGGATTAAACACCATGAGGTTAGCCTCGGATATCCACGGGAGTGGCATAGGTACCCAGCAGACCGCCAATGGCCAGTCAAAATCTTGGAGGCAGGAGACAATGATGTGTAG
- the truB gene encoding tRNA pseudouridine(55) synthase TruB, which yields MNDPLSSSGIVIVDKPAGMTSHDIVARLRRIFSTRRVGHAGTLDPMATGVLVVGIERGTKFLAHMVAETKTYRATIRLGMSTSTDDAEGETLTQTSAISLTDAAIDAEIQKLTGNIMQRPSAVSAIKIAGKRAYERVRAGEKVDIPARPVTVHRFDVLGRKRSGDFYDLDVEIHCSSGTYIRSLARDLGAVLGVGGHLISLRRTAVGPFTLEHAQSLEALQDHPKMSLTLDAALQTTHPVLPITEEEGRNLAMGKWLEPKGIRGIHAAITPDGKAIALVKEQGKRLSTVFVARPSTL from the coding sequence ATGAACGACCCCCTCTCTTCTTCTGGCATTGTCATTGTGGATAAGCCCGCCGGCATGACATCCCACGATATTGTTGCTCGGCTGCGGCGGATATTTTCCACCCGTCGTGTGGGCCATGCGGGCACGCTCGATCCAATGGCTACCGGGGTATTAGTTGTGGGGATTGAACGGGGCACAAAGTTCCTCGCACATATGGTTGCTGAAACCAAAACCTACCGCGCAACAATTCGACTAGGTATGTCCACAAGTACCGATGATGCTGAAGGCGAAACGCTGACCCAAACTTCCGCGATTTCGCTTACCGACGCCGCGATCGACGCTGAAATACAAAAGCTCACCGGCAATATTATGCAACGCCCCAGCGCTGTAAGCGCCATTAAAATTGCTGGCAAACGCGCATATGAACGTGTTCGAGCCGGCGAAAAAGTGGATATTCCCGCACGCCCGGTAACAGTTCACCGATTCGATGTATTAGGCCGCAAACGTTCCGGGGACTTTTATGATCTAGATGTAGAAATCCACTGCTCATCTGGAACATACATTCGGTCATTGGCCCGAGATCTGGGTGCTGTATTAGGCGTTGGCGGTCACCTTATATCACTACGCCGTACTGCAGTAGGCCCATTCACCCTCGAACATGCGCAAAGCCTGGAAGCTTTACAGGATCATCCGAAAATGTCCTTAACACTCGATGCAGCATTACAAACCACCCATCCCGTACTACCTATTACCGAAGAAGAAGGTCGTAACCTTGCAATGGGTAAATGGCTTGAACCAAAGGGAATACGCGGCATCCATGCCGCTATAACCCCCGACGGCAAAGCAATCGCCCTAGTCAAAGAACAAGGAAAACGGCTTTCAACTGTCTTTGTGGCACGGCCCTCAACACTGTAA
- a CDS encoding CPBP family glutamic-type intramembrane protease has product MQVDIGFWKLLPLQWVGGIVFGALRYKTGGITAPVLAHSAVNLAQIMLI; this is encoded by the coding sequence TTGCAGGTTGATATTGGTTTTTGGAAGTTATTACCACTGCAATGGGTCGGCGGAATAGTCTTCGGAGCATTGAGGTATAAAACCGGTGGCATTACCGCACCAGTCTTAGCGCACAGTGCGGTAAACCTTGCACAAATCATGCTCATATAA
- a CDS encoding MATE family efflux transporter: MNFRTILGLALPALGVLAAMPLYVLLDTAVVGRLGAHELAALGAGATIQGVLTTQLTFLSYGTTARSARAFGANDVPAAVTEGVQATWVALIVGCLLTVIVSIGAPQFTLWLTGNSAVAEAATEWLQVAVFGIPLVLLIMAGNGWLRGIQNTRLPLWFTLAGVIPSALVLPLAVARMGLVGSAWANLFGECITASLFLIALVRVHRGRWRPEWKIISQQLVLGRDLILRSLSFQIAFLSAAAVAARFGAASLAAHQVLLQLWNFLTLVLDSLAIAAQTLIGAALGAVQARAQVRQLTLQITRYSTFLAIGLAGVMAAGFQIIPKVFTNSPQVLEAITAPWWLMVFMIVLGGIVFALDGVLLGAADAAFLRKATIIAVVLGFLPGVWLALLFDVGLIGVWCGLAAFLILRCIAVVWRCRGDAWMGSMVAQERGSR, from the coding sequence GTGAATTTTCGAACAATTTTAGGGCTTGCACTGCCAGCGCTGGGAGTGCTGGCAGCAATGCCGTTGTATGTATTGCTGGATACTGCGGTGGTCGGTCGCCTTGGTGCACATGAGCTTGCGGCGTTGGGGGCGGGCGCTACTATTCAGGGCGTGCTCACTACACAATTAACTTTTCTTTCGTATGGCACAACTGCACGATCCGCACGAGCATTCGGGGCAAATGATGTGCCGGCTGCGGTCACGGAAGGAGTGCAGGCTACGTGGGTGGCGTTGATTGTTGGCTGCCTGCTTACTGTGATTGTGAGTATCGGTGCTCCGCAATTCACTCTCTGGCTCACTGGTAACAGTGCGGTCGCCGAAGCTGCAACGGAGTGGTTGCAAGTCGCAGTGTTCGGAATTCCGCTCGTACTGTTAATTATGGCTGGCAATGGTTGGCTGCGTGGCATACAAAATACGCGACTTCCATTGTGGTTTACATTGGCCGGTGTGATCCCGAGCGCATTGGTGCTACCGCTGGCTGTGGCGCGAATGGGGTTGGTCGGTTCGGCGTGGGCTAATTTGTTCGGAGAATGTATTACGGCGAGCTTATTTCTAATTGCTCTTGTGCGTGTGCATCGCGGCAGGTGGCGGCCAGAATGGAAAATAATTTCGCAGCAGCTAGTGCTCGGACGAGATTTAATTCTGCGTTCGCTTTCATTCCAGATTGCATTTTTATCGGCGGCTGCTGTTGCGGCGCGGTTTGGGGCGGCTTCGTTGGCTGCGCATCAGGTGCTGCTGCAATTGTGGAACTTTTTGACTCTGGTACTTGATTCGTTGGCAATTGCGGCACAAACATTAATTGGTGCCGCTTTGGGGGCGGTCCAGGCCCGTGCGCAGGTGCGTCAACTTACTCTGCAAATTACACGTTATTCGACATTCTTGGCGATCGGTTTGGCAGGCGTTATGGCCGCAGGATTCCAAATTATTCCGAAAGTATTCACTAATTCACCGCAGGTTCTCGAAGCAATAACTGCACCGTGGTGGTTAATGGTGTTTATGATTGTTCTTGGCGGCATCGTCTTCGCTCTCGATGGAGTACTGCTCGGGGCTGCAGACGCCGCATTCTTGCGCAAAGCGACCATCATTGCGGTGGTGCTCGGTTTTTTGCCGGGCGTTTGGCTCGCACTGCTTTTCGACGTCGGCCTCATCGGCGTATGGTGTGGGCTTGCGGCATTTCTTATCTTGCGGTGCATTGCTGTTGTATGGAGATGTCGTGGAGATGCTTGGATGGGTTCGATGGTTGCACAGGAAAGGGGATCGAGGTGA
- a CDS encoding bifunctional riboflavin kinase/FAD synthetase: MDIWHGLEEVPADLGRSVVTIGVFDGVHRGHRTLITQARAMADALGAPCVVMTFDPHPLAVLCPDRMPPMLGNLADRADLAEDLGVDHMLAIRFTPELASQSPEEFFTGVLQNQLHAAAVVVGDNFTFGHRASGNTETLRELGKRYGVAVEVLPLVAEDGTTLSSTVIRGLLNDGDIRRANWALGRNYSVAGHICRGAGRGGRELGYPTANLYFPDSVALPADGVYCGWFTILDDAPVDGDMRPHQRYMTAVSVGTNPTFGDERRSVEAFVLDQEADLYDRFCAVEFVERIRGMVKFHSVDELLEAMSKDVQRAREILAAEPTHSIL; this comes from the coding sequence GTGGATATCTGGCACGGTTTAGAAGAAGTGCCGGCCGACCTTGGCCGGAGTGTGGTGACCATAGGTGTGTTCGACGGTGTGCATCGCGGGCATCGAACTCTTATTACGCAAGCACGCGCAATGGCGGATGCACTAGGGGCACCGTGTGTGGTTATGACGTTTGACCCGCACCCACTGGCAGTATTGTGCCCAGACCGTATGCCACCGATGTTGGGGAACCTAGCAGATCGTGCTGACCTTGCAGAAGACCTTGGTGTTGACCATATGCTCGCTATCCGATTTACTCCTGAACTTGCTAGCCAATCCCCAGAAGAGTTCTTTACAGGAGTGCTGCAAAACCAACTTCATGCAGCAGCAGTTGTTGTTGGCGATAACTTCACGTTTGGGCATCGGGCATCTGGTAATACCGAAACATTGCGCGAATTAGGGAAACGATATGGGGTAGCAGTAGAGGTTTTGCCGCTGGTTGCTGAAGACGGCACTACATTAAGCTCGACGGTGATTCGGGGCTTACTCAACGATGGCGATATTCGCCGTGCGAACTGGGCTTTAGGGCGAAATTACTCGGTGGCTGGTCATATTTGTCGGGGTGCCGGGCGTGGCGGTCGTGAACTTGGCTATCCAACCGCAAATCTATATTTCCCAGACAGTGTTGCCCTGCCTGCCGATGGTGTGTATTGCGGTTGGTTTACCATTCTTGACGACGCCCCGGTTGACGGCGATATGCGCCCCCATCAGCGGTATATGACCGCAGTATCCGTAGGGACCAATCCAACATTTGGGGATGAGCGCCGCAGTGTGGAGGCCTTTGTGCTCGACCAAGAAGCTGATCTTTATGACCGGTTCTGTGCGGTTGAGTTCGTCGAAAGGATTCGCGGAATGGTGAAGTTTCATAGCGTGGATGAGCTATTAGAAGCGATGTCAAAAGATGTTCAACGTGCCCGTGAAATCCTCGCAGCGGAACCTACACATTCCATACTTTGA
- the rpsO gene encoding 30S ribosomal protein S15 — protein MALTTEQKQSILAEYGLHETDTGSPEAQIALLTTRIRQLTEHLKTHKHDHHSRRGLLLLVGRRKGLLKYLAENNVDRYRDLIGRLGLRR, from the coding sequence GTGGCACTCACCACTGAACAAAAGCAGAGCATTCTCGCAGAGTATGGCCTTCACGAAACTGATACAGGTTCGCCAGAAGCGCAAATTGCGCTGCTGACCACCCGTATCCGCCAGCTCACCGAGCACCTAAAGACTCATAAGCACGATCACCATTCGCGTCGTGGTCTGTTGCTGCTGGTTGGCCGCCGCAAGGGGCTGCTCAAGTACCTGGCTGAAAACAATGTTGATCGCTACCGTGATCTGATTGGCCGTTTGGGTCTCCGCCGCTAG
- a CDS encoding DHH family phosphoesterase gives MQWAAATKIIEQAEDIVVIGHIRPDADAIGSVCAAVAAFRSLGKRAFGCIGDQSPLSENLLSIPGAADILLVSELPVVDAVVLVDCATVDRAGACAHGVEKHDAVVVVDHHASNPGFGHVNLIDSAAESTTTILTEWFSYLGVELTPEIAHALYAGLATDTGSFRWGRPEMHELAAQLMRCGVDNRKVGMPLLDVQRVADLQLLGTVLSKFRVEQARYSLGVLWANYETIHGYSTNSVESLVEFVRALDGVDVGVVLKEYAPNVWAVSLRSMHVNVAEIATGLGGGGHIRAAGYTAYGTPDEVFTQLIDFLETV, from the coding sequence ATGCAGTGGGCTGCAGCAACGAAAATTATCGAACAGGCTGAGGATATTGTGGTCATTGGCCATATCCGGCCTGACGCTGACGCGATTGGTAGTGTTTGCGCCGCTGTGGCGGCGTTTCGGTCCTTAGGTAAGCGTGCTTTTGGCTGTATCGGGGACCAGTCCCCGCTTTCGGAAAACCTTTTAAGTATTCCGGGTGCTGCGGATATTCTTTTAGTTTCCGAATTGCCAGTTGTCGATGCCGTGGTACTCGTTGATTGTGCCACGGTTGATCGCGCTGGTGCTTGTGCTCACGGCGTCGAGAAGCATGATGCGGTTGTGGTGGTTGATCATCACGCTTCAAATCCTGGGTTTGGTCATGTCAATTTAATTGATTCAGCTGCCGAATCCACGACCACGATCTTGACGGAATGGTTTTCGTATCTCGGTGTTGAACTGACCCCCGAAATCGCACACGCGTTGTATGCGGGGCTCGCTACGGATACAGGAAGTTTTCGGTGGGGGCGCCCAGAGATGCATGAACTTGCGGCGCAGTTGATGCGGTGCGGCGTCGATAATCGCAAAGTGGGAATGCCGTTGCTTGATGTGCAACGTGTGGCGGATTTACAGTTGCTCGGTACGGTACTTTCGAAATTTAGAGTGGAGCAGGCGCGTTATTCGCTAGGTGTGTTGTGGGCGAATTACGAGACAATCCACGGGTATTCAACGAACTCTGTGGAGTCGTTAGTGGAATTTGTGCGTGCACTCGATGGGGTGGATGTGGGCGTTGTGCTGAAAGAATACGCTCCAAACGTGTGGGCGGTTTCATTGCGCTCTATGCATGTAAATGTTGCGGAGATCGCTACTGGTCTGGGTGGTGGCGGTCATATCCGTGCGGCGGGGTACACGGCATACGGCACACCCGATGAGGTATTCACTCAATTAATCGATTTTTTGGAAACTGTTTAG
- a CDS encoding group II intron maturase-specific domain-containing protein, translating into MRLLTVCQWTISIEVRIGWINRYMTGWLGYFQLC; encoded by the coding sequence TTGCGTTTATTAACTGTATGTCAGTGGACTATATCGATAGAGGTCAGAATTGGTTGGATCAACCGGTATATGACGGGTTGGTTAGGCTATTTCCAGCTTTGTTGA
- the rbfA gene encoding 30S ribosome-binding factor RbfA: MVDHARAARMAKRILTIVANAIELEVKDRRLELVTITDCKVTGDLHDATVYYTVRGVTIDAEPNLEQAAEALERAKGQLRKIVGDQLEVRFTPTLSFELDTVPEASAHMEALLARARTRDEELRKLAEHAKPAGDADPYKHNQAED, encoded by the coding sequence ATGGTTGACCATGCACGCGCTGCTCGTATGGCGAAGCGCATTCTTACTATTGTTGCGAATGCGATCGAGCTTGAAGTGAAGGACCGTCGTTTAGAACTTGTGACAATTACGGATTGCAAGGTGACGGGGGACCTGCATGATGCAACGGTGTATTACACGGTTCGCGGCGTTACTATAGATGCGGAGCCAAATCTCGAGCAAGCTGCTGAGGCATTGGAGCGTGCTAAGGGGCAACTTCGAAAAATTGTAGGCGATCAACTAGAAGTTCGTTTTACCCCGACGTTAAGTTTCGAGCTTGATACTGTTCCAGAGGCATCTGCACATATGGAAGCATTACTGGCAAGGGCCCGGACACGAGATGAGGAGCTCCGTAAACTTGCGGAGCATGCGAAGCCCGCCGGTGATGCCGATCCATACAAGCACAATCAAGCGGAGGATTAG
- a CDS encoding 4'-phosphopantetheinyl transferase family protein, with amino-acid sequence MCSPDLFPESARFSVIRRGIDEVNLDNYHGLHPLEKALVAHAVDIRKAEFGDARWCAHQALRELNRDTGDPILRGERGMPLWPASVSGSLTHTAGFRAAVAAPRLLVRSMGLDVEPAEPLPDGLLRSIARPAESLHLESLGVDCADRLLFCAKEATYKAWFPLTHRWLGFEQAEIDIRTDGTFVSYLLVRPAPVPYINGKWEIKDGYIIAATAVTQ; translated from the coding sequence ATGTGTAGTCCGGACCTGTTTCCAGAATCAGCCCGTTTCAGTGTTATCCGGCGCGGGATTGATGAGGTCAATTTAGATAATTATCACGGCTTACATCCATTGGAAAAAGCATTGGTAGCACATGCCGTGGATATTCGAAAAGCCGAATTTGGTGATGCCCGATGGTGTGCCCACCAGGCACTTCGAGAACTCAATCGGGATACCGGAGATCCTATTTTACGTGGGGAACGCGGAATGCCTTTGTGGCCGGCTTCTGTGAGTGGTTCATTAACCCATACCGCTGGTTTTCGAGCTGCCGTTGCAGCGCCTCGATTACTCGTTCGTTCAATGGGTTTAGATGTGGAGCCGGCAGAACCATTGCCCGATGGGCTGCTACGCTCCATTGCCCGCCCGGCGGAATCATTGCACTTAGAAAGCTTAGGTGTTGATTGTGCGGATCGGCTCTTATTTTGCGCCAAAGAAGCAACCTACAAGGCATGGTTTCCGCTGACACATAGATGGCTAGGCTTTGAGCAAGCAGAAATTGATATTCGAACCGATGGAACGTTTGTTTCCTACCTATTGGTGCGCCCGGCCCCGGTGCCGTATATCAATGGCAAATGGGAAATCAAGGATGGCTATATTATCGCTGCTACTGCAGTCACACAATAG